In Hydra vulgaris chromosome 06, alternate assembly HydraT2T_AEP, a genomic segment contains:
- the LOC100199529 gene encoding COMM domain-containing protein 7, with translation MDEHVQLSDAEIVALNKFPQASFKSFVLYIFELFINAKDSEKILCDLENFCSDIGANFGATKSLVTSFLSFLQDATKRCLSYDIIFDRLRKCGLSEEKSIAVCEVWKEKFTLLFHAVDKIFATNQLVDMEWKFGVTAATSENNLTGQSFLQLKLVLDKGNKQTESLNMELTLPQFYTFLHEMEKARSSFELI, from the exons ATGGATGAACATGTTCAATTATCAGATGCAGAAATTGTTGCATTGAATAAATTTCCTCAAGCTTCTTTCAAAAGTtttgttctatatatatttgaactttttataaatgcgAAGGATTCAGAAAAAATCTTATGTGatcttgaaaatttttgcaGCGATATTGGGGCAAATTTTGGGGCAACAAAAAGCTTGGTCACCTCTTTTTTATCCTTTCTTCAGGACGCAACAAAACGATGCTTGtcttatgatattatttttgacCGTCTTCGAAAATGCG gtTTATCCGAAGAAAAATCAATAGCAGTTTGTGAAGTGTGGAAAGAGAAGTTTACTTTGCTTTTTCACGCTGTAGACAAAATATTTGCAACTAATCAACTTGTGGATATGGAATGGAAGTTTGGTGTAACAGCAGCAACATCAGAAAACAATTTAACAGGTCAATCATTCTTGCAATTAAAACTTGTCTTAGACAAAGGGAACAAACAAACAGAAAGTCTTAACATGGAGTTGACATTGCCAcagttttatacatttttgcaTGAAATGGAGAAAGCTCGTTCAAGTTTTGaattgatttag